The window AACTGAATCCCAGAGGTAAGATCCTGTTGCGCTTGGAAAAGTGCacttaaaatggaaataaaggcGGCCGGTGGAATGAGGGAAAGGGAGAGCATGCAGTCCTGGCAGAAGAGTAGGCTGTGGGGGCAGATGGGCTACAGCATGTAGTAACACGTCCACTGAATCTGGGCGGAGATTTGATCCTAGACGACAAAAGAATGCGGAACTCAAAATTTGAAGGGGAAAAGAGCTGAGATGGGCATGAGGATGAGGGATTGGGGTAATTGAGAACGGTAAAAAGCCTTGGTTGAGCATTGGAAAGGCCAGGGGGACGATCCTCGCTAGAGCTGAAGGAAATCCAGGTGAGATGGCGAAGGAAACTTGAAACTAGGGGAAGAGGATCTTCCTTCAGTGGAAATGGAAGAAGTGGATTTGATATCAGAAGTAAGATTGATCACTGGTCCTGAGGTGTCACGGACATGGATGGCAGCAACATTAGGGTAGAGCTCTAGAAGGGCTGATGATTATacgaggagagagagaaaaccaCTGGGCATTGAATATTACTGAATGACTGACAGAAGCATTAGAGAAAAGGAGGAGGTCATGCAGAGTAGAACACCAATTCTTGTAGAAGAGAGAGGAAGCTCTGGAGACGGAGTAGAGATCACAGTCTGATATCCTTCCGAGCGTCAGCCGATATGGTAACGTGGGCATTGAGAGACGACGGTTGTAGAAAGCGAGAAGATGGGAGAATGTTTTGGCTTGAGGTATAATGCGGAAGTCATCATTTTAATGCGCCGACTAGGATAGCAAGTCACATTAGAGATCATTTCAAAATCTGAGATGAAAACAGACTTTAGAGACCGTTGTCGGGAGGAAGGTGAGCTGCAAATTTAACCGTATCTAAAGTGATAGGGCTTTTCTGCTGGAACGCTCACTAAAAGCAATACCAAAGGGGGAGATCCATTATGACAAAGAGGAGACTCTAGGAAGGAGCCAACGAGAAAACCTTTCACAGCTCAGCTGGAATTGAGGCGGCAATCATCTCAGGCTGCGAGCCTTTATAGGTCTAGCGCTCCGAATTCAAATAAGTTGAATTAAAAAACTTCAGATGTGTGTTAGCAAGGTTAGGGATTAAATGGGATAATTGATAATTGAATGATAGAGGAAGGGGCGGAGCCCTCCACCCATCGGTTTCTATTTAAAGAGGAGTGCTGGCTggcctcagtgtgtgtgtctcagagcggtgtcgAAAGCAAACGTACATGTACTTGTGCACCCCTGGACACGCGAAAGGGGATTAGCTGAATCTGTCAGTTTCTGAGACATTCAAGAGCCTATCAGAGCTGCCGATCTGCAGGCTGGGAGGAAACTGTGGGTTCTGATCTGAGTCTGAAGTACCTACGTGATTGAAACAGAGTgcagagggagagaaagagagagtgtgtgagaggacAACGGAAAGGCAACAGATTAACAGGTCGCAGAGCGTGCAAGCCTGCTCGCAGAGCCGCAGAGCCGCAGAGCCTGAGCGAGACCTCCAGACCAGCCCCCCGGCGTGTGGGACcatgcagcagaacctgaactATGTCTACCCTCCGATCTTCCTCATGGACAGGGCAGGTCAGGAGGCGGCTGCACCGGCTGCCAACATGGTCCCTACCTGGGTGTCTCTGCCTCCCCCCGCGAAGCAGCCGCAGAGAAGGTGCAGAAGATCCTGCATCACCACAGTGCTCGTCTTCTTGCTGTTTCTGATCCTGTGTGCCCTGGGGCTGGGTGCCTACCAAATCCTGAGAATGCATGGAGAGCTGGCACAGCTCAAGCAGGTCAGCCAGGGAGGGTCTGGGGGTGCGAACTGTCCACTCTGTCTGTGTCCTTGCGGGTGTGATGGGAGCTCCAACACTGTGTTTCCTACTGGCCGTTCGCCTGTCAGAACGTCTGTCCAGTCCTTCTGCCTGAGCGTGCGTGCAATGGTTCTGCGCTGTTGCTAAGAGTGTGGCTGCTTTGGAGGCTTGCTGCTGAATTTCAGAGGTTTTCTGCGCCTGTCCTTCTGTGTGTTATTTTTCATTACGTGTGTGTGAAGTGGTCTTTCTGTGTAGCATTATCTCTGTTTGACAGCGACATTTCACTCGAATGGGTAAACctcagaataaaaaagaaacattacaaagCTAAAGTTAACTAAGTTATTCGAAATGAAAGTTCTACTTAGAACTTTGTAACAGGTCTTTAAACAATTTCCATAATGGAGATTTGGGATGAACAATCATCAGAGACCAGCAGcattttttcagtgcttttaaaTGCTTAGAGtcataaatatataaacaaataataGGAAACCATTTGTGTGTGACTGCTTTGTACCAAGATCTACATCAGCAGATAAGGGGCTCTTCGTATATATGCAGACTATCATCAGATAAGATGTCTCAAGAAAACATAAATATGTACTTTTATGTGTGTGCAGGGAAGCTCAGTGGGACTTGATATGAGATGAGagatttgttcattttaatttgaatcaCCCTAActacttaaaagaaaataaaaataataaataatacatcgTCATAATAACTAAAACATTTCATGCAATCATTGGGTGGTGAATGGGGAGGGTATATGGCCATTTAAAGGAAAGGCAGTTAACACTGGACAgttaaacatgattttcagtttGCTGGCAGCTTTAGGTTTCAGTCTTGTGAAACGCTTGACAATCAAATGGAAACTGATGAGGTCTCACAGTGTTACAATTCATTTCCCACCTTCAGGGTGGTCAGAGCTTGATCTCCGACTCCATTCAGATCACGATGGACGTTACTGCATTTTATGAATCAAAACTCAATAGCTGATGTAAAATGAACTCAATTTGCCGTCTGCCTCATCTATCAATCGGCGACGGGTGTCTGCAGTCCTCCAGAGTCAGATTCCTGTAGGTGTTTGCAGTACCTTTCCATTGGCAACTGATTGGGACCTAAAAATTCAAACAACAATTAAGAACTTAAGATTAGAGCTAGAATTAAGACCAAAGAGTCCTTTGGCACTTCAGGAACTTATGTTGTGTTATGTCATGTATCATATCGTATtgtatcatatcatatcatatcatatcgtATTGTATTATGACCGGATGACTCACTTTACCAGTGTGTGGAACCTTCATGTGTGGGGGAGAACCAGGGGGAGAGGAGCAGTAGGTGGTGTTATGTAGGCACAATATTAAGATCTTAACTTAATATTAAACCTTTCTGTGACATTTAATCCAGCGCAGCTGCAGTGCGCATATGAGTGTCACATCTGAGCTGTGGTCAATGGTCTGCACCAACAGGATGTCGCAGAAATTCGCACTGTGAGAAGAATCAGGCACAGCCCCCTGTTACCATCGGCTCTGCATTCGGAGTTTCTGTCACTCGTACGCTGAGAAAGGGCACTAGGGCCCATTGCACTTGATTTTGCACACTAAAACaagcacaaaacacacacaaagcaatttTCACAGGGGTCTGCAgacaacagagaaaaaaaacataaatctaACAGACTTACAGTAGGTGTTGGGGCTTTCAATCAAAGAATGTCTTCACTTCATTGCTGTATTTATTGAGAATGGCTGTATTTATTGCTGAGATTGTATTAAAATTGAGAATTGATTCAAAAGGTTGAACAGCAAGCAGTATGAGCCCCTGGTTGTTTATATGGAAGTCATACTGAGTCAGTCTCTCCCTCTGTTTCCAGGCTGTAGATTCAGAGCACCAGACGCCTGTGCTGCAGAAACAAGTCGGTGAGTGAACACGCCCTCGTATACTGGCCATGAGTGAGGGCCACACTTGGGCTGATCACCGGTCCCTGCTCTTCAGAGTCAGGATCTGGCCTGACATTCACATACCCCTGCAAAGCCTAACCCACTGAAAGCTTTTGTTATAGTCCTGCTGGAAACGGTGGGCTCCACTCCGCCCTAATTTGCACTTATTCCTGCCTTAGAGTAAGGAAAAATTGATTTTATGTAGGTTTTAAAAGCCATACCAGTGAAAGCTACTGAGATGCTTTGGAATGGGACATCCTGTGAAATGGGCATTAACATACCTCCTGGTTCTTTACAGGCCTACTGGAGACACTGGCAGAAAGGAGAGAGATAAAGAGGATTGCACATCTAACAGGTAAACACTTGGCCACCGCACTGCTTCTGTAGGGATGCAAGAAGTGGGTTTGAAACTAGATTGTTATGAAGGCTCCTGGAAAGCCAGAATGAAGTTCTCTTGGCTGTGGGCCCCTGGTTTTACTGTAAGCACGGAGCAACCTTCCACATTGTCATCTAAAACAGGGTGTTGTGCTAAGACGAAAGGATATAGTGTATTTGGACACTGAAACGCCAAACTGCACATAATGGAAATATTTGCACTGCAATTGTTGATTGCAAGAACGTCCACTGGCTCGAAATGTCACACATTCTCAGTCCGAACATCTTTTTACTGCCCCTGAGATAAAATAGATGAGCTGCTCTTAACCTACAGAATGAAAAgcgaaaggtttttttttattgcagtacAGTTCCCTCAGGAAAGACTTTGCAGGGGAAAGGCGTATTTTCACTATTTGCATTTCACTATTTCATATTTGCCCATCGTGGGTTGTTCAGAGGAGTGCATGACCATGGCCATTTGAGGGGAAGAGGTGATTTCAATGAGACACGAGCTGCTACACCAACAAGAGGCGAAATCAGTTTTCAGATAAATCCAAAATGTATGCTACTTCTCCtcgtgtgtgcctgtgtcttgCGATGGACTGGCCTGCTGTCCAGGGTGGAGTCCAGCATCGCAAGACAGGTTCTGAGCTTTACCTTGACTCCTGGCAGGAATACCCAGCTCTCTGATAAGGATGCTTCTAATCAACCAGGAAGCTATTTTTGGGTATTGACTCCACTTTTGTCTAAAAGCCTGCCGACAGCGCAGAATGCCAAGGCTTCAGTCAATGCCTTTGCTCTACTGCTGCATAGCAGAACAAGACTGCCGGCCTCAGGCGTCTGCTGTTAGGAGTTAAAATCCACCCTGTCTGTGGCGCTCAGTTTCCACAGTCAGCCTGGTAAAAATACAGAAGAGAAAAGTTCTCTCCTGGCTCCTGACTCCAGGCGCTGCTTGTCTCTCCTGTCCCTCAGTCCTCAACGTCACCCGGGGCTCGAAAATGCTTCTGTGGGAGCCGGAGAAGGACGTCTCCTTCACCGACGGGGTGAGCTACGAGGATGGCAGCCTGCTGATCAACGAGACGGGACATTACTTTGTGTACTCGCGGGTCCGCCTGCGGGGGGCGCACTGCCCCTCCCCGCCGGAGTTCACCCACACCGTCTCCAGGAGGAACCAGCACTCCAAGCCCAGGACCCTGCTGCAGGGGCACAAAGTGGGCTTCTGCCTGGGGGACCGCTCCTGGTCGTCCAGCAGCTACCTGGGCGCGGTGCTGAGGCTGCGCCGGCTGGACAGGGTCTTCGTCAGCGTGTCCGACCCCCAGCTGGTCAGCATGGACCATTACTCCACGTTCTTCGGGCTGTACAAGGTCTGACGCGCCCGAGCCCGGCTCACGCCAGGACGTACGGCGCTTCACTGCCGGCGATTTCAGCGAGAGGCGCTCCCATCCCccgcagagagcaccccaggcaTCCTGGGGGATCTGTCCCTCCCCTCCTGCACAGGATTGTTCCTCAGGAACTTATACTTTCCTTACTGAGCGGCTTTCTGTCATACAGAAGCCCATTTCAACACTAAGTCCGGCAACCTGGAACTCTGAATGTATATCGCGCAAAGACGACGAGATATTTTAGTGTTTAATagttatttatttgattttgatatctgtaatttaaaagaagttttttatAGATTTTTATTGCAACTGTATTCGCCGTCCTCTAATCCCACTGTTCTCTGGGTTCTGGGGCTGGTGTGTTGACCTGGCCGGGCCAGTTCTCAGTGCCTTCTCTCTAGGCCACATGAATTCTCATCTTTCAGTTCTGTGCCATTTCACCATTTCTAACCGTATTATTTAAAGGGAAATTAAAAAATTCAGGCCACCCCGTGGTAGAATGGCTGAAAACTCCAAAGAACGCTTTGTGGGCCCCTCTTTGTCTTCGCGTTTGGGGTGTCCTGCCGGTTTCAGACTTGAATGGCCGGAGACGACACCTTCCAGACGGATGGAATGAAGGCAGCACTTGCCGTTATTCCCGACGTGTCTGTATCCTTGCTGCCGGCACACCATGGAGGAAGTTCTGGGCTCCTGGGGGGAACGGGAGGGTGGTGGGGTGCAGGGTGGTACTGAATATCACTTGACGTGCTTCTCTGGGcgggctggctggctggctagCATCCCCCCCCGTCTCTCGCCGCCCCCCCCTGCAGGGTGGTTTTTCTGAGAAAGCCCGTGGTGTCACGCTCCTCCGATCTGCACCAGGCGCGGCTGCCTGCTTGCTGGCTTGCAGGACGACCGCAGGGCCATGACTCTCCACACCTCCCGGCTCGCTGGCTGGGCTGGCTGGGGAGATGCTGACGGCACCAACCGTATTAGAAAACTGCAGCAGCGTGATTTCTTCTAGGCACTTTTCTCACATcgcctgagaaaaaaaaaagaagaaggtatgACTTTCCTGTCTGATAAAAGTAAACCCAACGAATTTCAGGTCTTGTGATGTTTGCCCAGCCGTTTCCGCTTGTGTGTTCTGCGAGACGGCTGCCTGAAAGGAACACGCAACACATCTCAGCATCTTCGAAAAGATCAGCCAGCCAGCCCTCGGAAACAGCCCTCTGCAACTTCCTTCCTGCGCTGTGACAGGAGGGCAGCTCTCCGTACGCCCCCCCCCAACTCCCCTCTCCGACCACAGCGTGCTAAATTAAGCCCCCCAGCGCTCCTGTGCGGTGTTGGTCGGGACAGCCCAACTGCGTGGAAACGCTGTCCACTCCAACCAGCCGGCCACAGGGCAAATGTCACACGGGTGACCAAAGGAAAAttgaaaactgttaaaatgaGAACACTGTCGTGGACATGGGTGTCACAAGTCTGTCTTTCTCTCACTCTCTTGCGCTCATCTCAGTTTAATTTCTCAAGTTCAGGTGGAGTTTATACTTGGCAGCTATTTCTAACCATAGCTGCTCGTAGAAATGCTCGTAGTGATCAAGACTGATTGGAATACTGCCGACAGTCTGAAATGCTGTTGACACACATTAGTCCTGTAGATAGGCTTCTGAAGCATTTAGTCAGTCCTCATTTCTGGTTTCAGTTTCCTCACCGAAGCCCAGATGGAAATGCTGTAAATATGACTGAAATTAAAGCCACAGTTGCCATGACATTATTAGCCAGAGTAGCATTAATTGTAACCCGACAAGTGTAGAGTGGAAAGAAGACGTGGGGGCAAGTATGTGTGAGAAGCTGCTGGTCATAATCTCCGGGGCGAGGTCCACCTTTGGAAAATTCCATCTCATAAACTCTTCAGCACCTCCCAAATCTTTCATAAGAAGCAGGAAGTAGGAGAAGCATATTTAGGAAGGTGCATCTGTGCAGAGACACATAGACGACAAAGACAtggtcacacccagacacacaaaacactagccaggcatcaGTCACAGGCACCCACCGAAACGCGTATTACAAAATCCTCTTCGATGTGAGCACACGACCAGCCCCAGCTCTAACCACACTGAGAGGAGTGCTGCTATTCTGAGAGAACCCGGAGTTTCGGGTTCTGCGACAGACAGAGCAGTCATTATTTGCAGAATGATCTGCAGGTCTACCTCCACACAAAATATGGAAACAAATAGAAATCACCACAGTGGAAACTTTTCAGCAACAAGCACTGTGACAACATCTCATATTAATCATCAGGTAGAGAGAAAACCCGATGTTAGCCTGTTTTCAATTGTAATGTGCTTGCAATTCATGAAAATATACACATCAGATTTTACACACAAGCAATTTGAATCATGTGCTTCTTCAATACTGAGGTCAGTTATTTGCTGAATAACCCTGTTGCTGTTTTCACTGATCTGAAGGCTCTGGCAACATCAATGGTATTTATCAGAGAAGAAAGCCTCACTTGAGGCTGAttgtgaaggtttttttttaccatcctGCTTTCTGACGCAAGTCAACTACTGGACCACTCGTGACAATGAAGCCTTTGCTAAAAACCTTCTTTTATTGTGGACAGGGCAGCAGGCCCAGGAAGAGCAGTCCTTGCTCCTTCAGGACCCACATTAAAAGTTAAAGGGTTATGAAGCACTTTGTGAACACTGCTGGTGGTTTCAGGTTGAAGCTTATTTTTACACCTTAAACTTAAAGAAAACAAGCTCACACTTGTCTCACTCTTCTTTACACACTGTGTTCCTAAATACAGTTCATGATTCACATGGTATCACAACTTCATGATTATTCTGCACTGGGGCCATTTTATTCCCAAAcctcaaaatataaaatactgcaAGATACAGCTTTATGCAAAGCGAGCTGGGAAATTCATCACGGTGCATATTTTGTGCCCTTTTCCTGTGGTTTGACCTTTGACACGTCATGGTCTTGATACCCCTTCTCTGTGCCTCACTGCACAGGGACACAGCTAATCCAACAGCAGACATTCCTTTCAGTCCTCAGTAATGGTGGGTCATGATATTCCCACTGTTCTTGCAGGGAAGCCTCCTTTACTGCCTCCCCAGTGCAGAAGGAATTCTTCCGAATGATTTCCATTGCAGCAGGCCGCTGAGAAGGCACGGTGACAAATGGCATGGAACTGGACAGCTCTGGAGTCCAGGGTTCGATTCTGAGGGGTGTTCTACTTTCCACACACCAATGGCTTGCAGGTTAGGGTTGAAGGGTCACTCTAAATACTCTGTttgcaggaggaggagggagggagttACTGGTAACTAACCCCCCCGGTATGAAAATCTGACCGCCCCCCCCCCAGTGATTCCAGTAGAGCCACTGCTGGTTATGTGGCTTTATCAAAACAGGAGCAGCAGAGTGTGTTGGGTCAGAAGGCCTCCCCTCACTGGTGGCTATTCGGGCTAGTCCTCCCTCCTCACGACAGCAGGCCTGAGCACTGACCTGCTTCCCCGGGGCTGTCGAGTGCAGGTCGCCAGCAGCACGCTCTGCTGCTCTCCTGCAAAGGGCACGAAGCAGGGCTGAGGTTTGCTGCCTCCGACGACTGAGAAACGAAACCGGTGGGCGAGCGAGATGAGAAGTAGCCTGACGCAGGGCTCAATATCGGTTTGCCTTTCCCGTACCGTCTGTACCGTTTGACCGAGAAAAAGCGACGGCCTCAGCTTCTGTTTAGGAGTTCCTAGATCTCTGGGGAAACACAGTGACCTGCTTCTCTGGGTCGTGATGAACTGCGAAGGCTGTCTCTGGACTGAGCAGCCACAGGTTGGAATCGGATTCGCTTTGAACTCTGAACGGTGCAGCTAAAATTCGGCAAATCTTTCGGACAACCCCCTTCTCGATGGTCGAACAGGCCCACGATTCCAAATTGGCAGCTCAGAATTGGAGGATTTGGCTGCACCGTCAGCTCAGAGCACACTCTTGGTCCAGCTACATCAAGGTCAAACAGCCTTACATTgtagcctgctgcaaccatggctgctggtgctgctgtacaggCCACTGTGTGTTGGCCCACTAGGAAGATACATGATGggtggatggattaataccctcattcatttatttcctttttttaattatgtaatgctagcatgcccagaggggttgggcagccagttgaccttggacccctagaggttttttctctccttactaaggagtttttggttcctctcctccgctgtcttctggtcttctgttctgtactcacaacatgtatggtcactcacattgttaagcgccttgggaaaaccttgttgtgaaaagcgccgtataataataaactgaattgaattgagctGAACAGCCTTTTAAAGAGCCCTGCAGGGTTTCACTCTTCCTTTCTGCCTCTGCTCACCTGACCTACATTTACCCTGTTGGTCATTTCGAGTGCTACCCACCGCAGAGCTGCTCAGACAGGACGTCCTCACTCTGCTGTTTCAAAGTGCTCCTGGCTGCAGAGCCTCAACACTCGCGCCCTGATCGCTTCTTCCTTCCTTCCTGATTCAACGTTCTTTCGATTGATCATTTTACCCTTTTGTTTCTTGCTCTCCTTGACTCCTTCAGGCTCTCCAGCCAGACCATAGCTTTCACCAGTCTCAAGATCTGTGGTGACCAAGTGTTCACTGTACAGAAGACCAGAGACCTCCGAATTCTCTTCATAGCGCTATAACGAGGGCTGCTTCACTTACAGCTCTTAAATCTGGATTGATCTTTCTTTGTTAAAAACATCTTCAAACAACCgttcagttttattcatataTAGAACCTTTCTTTTGATCCAGAGAAGTCTCAAGGCACTTCACAAAAACCACACAGTCAAACAAAGGACAGTAAACACAAACATCCGTCCACCTATTTTATAACTTCGTTGTCCAACCCGAGGCACGAGGctggatacattctggatgggacgccagtcaacttaagagcacacacagacacgcacacactgacGCCAGGGCCAGGTGTACCGAAGCCAgttcacctaccagtatgtctttggaaggaaaccagagcagctgcaggaaacccagggtcccagcaatgctaatcactgcgcATAATAAACATGGATCTGCAGCTGCTAATGACCAGGACTCACTGCCTGACATTGTCCTGACATTACATTcgcctttttattgtttttccatagtttctagaaaatgtaaataatgcaTCTACATAAACATTTCAGTCTTTCTCATATGTTGCCTCTTCTTGAGCTTTGTGTTTCTCATTTTATATTGCCTTATTTTTGGCTATCTGCATGCAACAGCTTGCATTTGTCTCTATTAACTTTTATctaaaaatgttccaattttttCAACCTTGAATTTGGTCTAAACTGTAAAGTGCTGCCTCTTCTATTTTGGTATCATCCAACTGCAAACTGACTAGTTTGCTAATCctaccagaatctagatcactgATACAAATTCTGAAAGGCAGCGGCTCCACTACAGAACACTGATTATACCACCCCATTCACCTTTCCTGTAGACTCTGTTTTCAAACCGGTTAGGGGTTTTCAGCCTAAATAAACACACTAGTTGGAATGGCTGCAGCCTGTTCTGTTTTACTTTCTTTAGAAACCAGAATGATGAATATGATTAATTATATG is drawn from Lepisosteus oculatus isolate fLepOcu1 chromosome 9, fLepOcu1.hap2, whole genome shotgun sequence and contains these coding sequences:
- the faslg gene encoding tumor necrosis factor ligand superfamily member 6, with product MQQNLNYVYPPIFLMDRAGQEAAAPAANMVPTWVSLPPPAKQPQRRCRRSCITTVLVFLLFLILCALGLGAYQILRMHGELAQLKQAVDSEHQTPVLQKQVGLLETLAERREIKRIAHLTVLNVTRGSKMLLWEPEKDVSFTDGVSYEDGSLLINETGHYFVYSRVRLRGAHCPSPPEFTHTVSRRNQHSKPRTLLQGHKVGFCLGDRSWSSSSYLGAVLRLRRLDRVFVSVSDPQLVSMDHYSTFFGLYKV